The Juglans regia cultivar Chandler chromosome 11, Walnut 2.0, whole genome shotgun sequence genome contains the following window.
GTGCTTGACAGAACGAATAGAATTCTTTCCCGGCAACCTAGTTAAatgcataattaattagaagcgaagaaaatagtttttcttttcctttccttctcccGTTTTCCTATGAATGATCAATATCATGAGGctaaaatatttacaagaagaagaaacagaagaCGATAATAATAACGTATACTTCCAATTGAGGTCGCCTGCGAGGAGAAGATCATTTTCTATGTCCTCATAAGCAATGAGATGACAAGGAATAGCATTAGACAGGTCATGAAGCTGATCATTCTCCGAAGTGATCAGTCCAACATCTCCGGCATCCACAAACATCTGTCTCAGGGCCTTAGCTAGGCTATGATAACTTGCATGCTTATGAAGATTGACGCGCTGGCAGATCGAACGGCCTTCGAGCACAATTGTCACAGGTGGAACTAACGTGGAAACGAGATTATCATCAACTCCAGGGAAAGCGTACCGCATGGATATTGTTTTTAGAGTTTTCCGGCTGGAAGCAGGTTCCAGAAGAGGTCGTTGGAGTTGCACTGACAATGCTCCTTTCTTGCCATATATCTTCTTTTCAAGGAGTGATCTAATTAATTGTCGCCTCTGAGAATCAAAGctattcattttcctttttgatcgtatttttactttttttgtgcTAACTATTCCCTTCACTGTCTCTTTTATACATTGATTGGAGTTATGGATGAGTAAGAGCTGTTATGTACAGCTTGGTCCTCAGCAggaacacacacacatgcatccATGCCTAATGGCTCGTGTTCATGCATTTTTTCCGTTAACATTGGATGTCAACAATATGGTTAAATGATCTGCAGTGTTATTTGACagtggtgcatgcatgcatgcattgctTGAAATGTTCGTAAGCATTAAATAAgtatagaaaatagaaataaaaggaGACAGTAGGATTTATATGTGGTTGATTTACGTCCATTAACGGATCTTTTGAagataattatactatattttatgattttactaGCTCTCAAGCCTCACTTTTATTTCTGATACAGTACAatggagataaaaaaaaaaatggaggccAGAGAGGTTGAAGATATGAAGCCAACCTTTGGTGCTTGAAGTTTCCTTCTCTATCTCGTTACTACTTGCCCTGTCCAGCTACCATTGCTATAAGTCACTTCCCCATTTTCCAACCGCTATTCTTGATCTTTTTATGCGATTTCCTTGCTTTAAGTTGAATCTAGTTTTTTGGTTGATCTCGTCTTACTCTCTTCATCACTACTCTGCCTCATGGTAGGCTTCAACACCGGGAGTTTAATATACCAATGCaacactttttaattattaaatataattaacattacttgattaatctatatatgaaaaatcaatttaataattGTTGAGATCaagcaaataaatattattgaatatgtAGGTTTATACTAATTCCACATACAAAATTGGCTGGCTAGACCAAAAAATACCGAGGaagaaagttgtttttcttgtaaaaaatggCTAGGCTagtaattagattaaaaatataaaatagagaaatattttaaccatatctcataaatataatttcacaaattaatgtcgcttgagatgaaatattaaattataaaattatttttattataaaatagatctaatatattatataaaattaaatttatttttataaaatacctaCTCCTCATTATTCTCATAGCCTTTATTAGGGTACcctttcttcttatttttcccTCTCCCCTCAGTTTATATATGGATCATGGATGAACTAGCTGGATCCGTGCATTTTGTCCTACGCCAcgccagtttttttttttttccttctaattttACTGAAAAATTGGTAGTACTAGAAAGGGGACCAACACGAAGACAAAAAGGGTACTAACTAAGGTCTACGTGTCCCTTTCGGGGAAAGAAAAATTTGTGGCTGAAATTGTAAAGGATTAAAGAAAGAATCGAGTCCCCACAATTTGTGAACAAAAGATGTGATAGAGTCGggcattttttatttggtaaaTTGTCAATTTCGTTTTCggtggttttaatttttattggtgGGGAGTTGGGGAGTCGGTGAATACTGAGGGCCTTCATTAACCATTTGGCATGTTCAACCAAAACCTACCCCGATATTACTCCAGaataattagtttatatttcCTACAGAAATTACAGCTTCCAATTACACAAAtacatttcaaatgaaatatcacatcaatctatgttattttataaatttattttaatataatctctttattactaaaatatttatccatATTAAATTTGACAAGGCATTATCTTGTAAAAAAATCCGGgactgaattaatatttgaaatgatcCTGTAACAAATATCatcacaaaaaagaaatttgttatttcagATGCGAAATATAAGTCCATGCAACGCGattattacataaaagtagAACATTTTTCTGTCATTTGAACCTTCTTGCTGGTTCATACAAGGAATATTAGACCACATAACCTGGTACCtacttatataattaatcatattatgtatttataaattacatcaatcaaaaataaaaataaaaataaaaatacttcatatttgaaaaattaaaaagaatcaCAAAACCGACTTGGGTCATCGCAAGGTCGTAAACGGTAATTGAAAGGCATCTCAATAAGCCCCCCGCATACCTCGCCAccacaataataattttttttttttttttcacaatttctaGAGGTTTCTCCGACCTTGTCCATAGGATGGAGGAATTGTGTCACCATACGTCACGCAGATATCTGCCATTCATTTGCAGATTCTTTACCATGCTCTCCGCTTTGGAGCTGTCGAGAGATCCCTGAAATTCACAAATCAGTGAGCTTTATTAGTCAACTACAATTCAACATC
Protein-coding sequences here:
- the LOC108998803 gene encoding auxin-responsive protein IAA33-like; this encodes MNSFDSQRRQLIRSLLEKKIYGKKGALSVQLQRPLLEPASSRKTLKTISMRYAFPGVDDNLVSTLVPPVTIVLEGRSICQRVNLHKHASYHSLAKALRQMFVDAGDVGLITSENDQLHDLSNAIPCHLIAYEDIENDLLLAGDLNWKDFVRVAKRIRILPMKSNSR